The Primulina tabacum isolate GXHZ01 chromosome 10, ASM2559414v2, whole genome shotgun sequence region tatacCAAAATAATTGAAGACCATGATTCTTTTTTATATTTGAATAGAATAATTTCTCTTAGTTATGAGTTACTAATGGAGATTTTGTTTCCCTTGGTGGGAAGGATGGAAATGACTTGATATTTTTGCATATCTTTTCCTCTATCATGGAAGATAACTAGATAAGTAGAATCTATAGGTACAGGATTCTGTAGCAGACTGCATGGTTAATGCTATGGCTAGATTTGTTTAATCTTGTTAGCACGCATAATGTGATTGTCACTCTATTGTGGCTATAGTATGTTGTTCCTAATATAGCTATATCCTTTAAAATTACCGAAGTAGTTAAAAGTCAGTATCTGAAGCATATATGTTTTGGTCTGAAACATATGCCTTGGTCATTTATTGCTATAGCTTGTTGTTTCTAAACATATCCATTTCCGTTTAAATTGCCAACGTGGTTAAAGGTCAGTATCCGAAAATATGCTTTGGGGATAATAGTTCATTCCTAAATGGTGTAAGGTGGTGCATCTTAGACTTCTTTTCCAATCTTTTAATCGGAAAGAATAAAGATAGAACTACTTCCTTTTGTAATTAGAAAAATCGTTCTTTTCGGCTACTTAGAATTACAAGGAGAGTGTGCATAGTAATTCATTTTGGACAAGTTGAATTGGCTTCTCATACTTCCATCTTCTTGATAAACTTGAGCTATCTCGTGAACAGTAATTCATTTCATGGGTTGAATCTACTATTTGTTTCTTTCTTTGAGGAAGAGTGTGCAAGTTTGTTGTTTTGATCATTCAAAACTGTTCATTTGTTCGCATGGGATTCCAGATTTTTATCCTGTTTTATTGTTTCAGGAAAATGTAAAGACTAAACATCCCCAGTTGCTGTACGAGTCAAAACTGTACAGAATTTTACAGGGCGGAAGTAATGATTCCTTTGGAATCTTGTTTTCATTCTTGATCTAGTGGTGGATTTTTCTCGAACATATTATGGAACCAAATTCTATTTGTTCATCACATTGCAGCTGGGGTACCGAATGTGAGATGGTTTGGCGTTGAAGGAGATTACAATGTTCTGGTTATGGACTTGCTTGGACCAAGTCTTGAAGATCTATTCAATTTTTGCAGTAGAAAACTTTCACTGAAGACGGTGCTCATGCTTGCAGATCAAatggttattttaaatttccTTATACTTGTCACCATCATGGCTATTGTAAGAAATGCATTTTCTGTAGCATTTACTGATAAACCTAGCTTTTTCGGCCTAATATTTCTTTCAGATCAATCGTGTTGAATTTGTCCATTCAAAATCATTTTTACATCGAGATATCAAGCCAGACAATTTCCTCATGGGCTTGGGACGTCGTGCGAATCAGGTTCCTTCACACGTGTTTCTGTGCTTTATTTGGAGGATTTCTTCAGATATGCTGATGTGAAGTTTTAATTTTGACATTAATATTAGGTTTACATTATTGATTTTGGTCTGGCCAAGAAATACAGAGACAGTTCAACTCATCAGCATATTCCTTACAGGTGAAATGAGTGTCTTGGTCACTTTCTACATTGACTTCCTTGCATCAGCATTGCTTTCAGCAATCATGCATAACTGACAACATTGACTATCATGGGTGGTTGGTTCTCGTGAACTACATTTGTCAGGGTTATAAGAATGCAACTGTTTACAACTGCTTAACCTCTAGGAAGAGGGGTTACATCATAATTTTAATCAAGAAAGAGAAGGAGAATAAAATTACTTTTCAGATTAAAATATGTTCAAAGTGAAGTAGATCAGAGTCAATTTACATTTTATCTTCTTGTGTTTAATCTTAGTATCATTACTCCATGTATGGAAGGCTTAGGTCGTCAATCGCTTGCATATCTTTGAAAATTGTTCTCTCCCTATTCTTTATGAAGTTGTGCTGGTACAATTAAGTAATTAGGAACTAATGTACCTCGAAGTCAAGATTAAATGAGACTGCACTCCACATAGTGGTAAATAAAAGTGACACCTCTTGAATGTGGGTGCTGATTTCACTTGTTTCTATCATGTATTATCGTATATTCATTTCCAAAAGTAAAAGTTGACTCAAGATGTCTCTGTCATccacatataataataatagataatagatTTGCTCTATTTTATTGTATGTGTGCATTTTTTCTTTACATTCATGCTCGTCTTGTCAAGTCAAGTTTGACATGATTTTCTTTGGACTTACACCTGTGGATTAGACTTTATTGTGTTGACAAGTGATGAATTTTCTGAATCAAGCTTATCTTTACCTTTCTTCTGTTGTTCACCATTTCTCTCACTTGAGGGATGTAGTTCAGTGTGAAACATTGAGGTCTTCTTTAGATGCTTTGTTTGGACTTTGAATATTTTTGTGCCTTCACAATGAAGGGAGAACAAAAACTTGACTGGAACTGCACGATATGCTAGCATGAATACTCACTTGGGTATTGGTATGGATCTCTGGATATTGTATTTAACTTCTTCCTTCCAATTATTTTAGTCTAATTTCTAACTTTACTGAGATGCTACTGATATGATTTTTAGAACAAAGCAGGAGAGATGATTTGGAATCTCTGGGATATGTCTTAATGTATTTTTTAAGGGGAAGGTAACTATTGGTTCAGAACTTGATGATTTTGGCTCCAAACTATGTGGGGATCTGTATCATTAATTTATACTCTGTGCAGCCTTCCTTGGCAGGGACTAAAAGCAGGAACTAAGAAGCagaaatatgagaaaataagtGAGAAAAAGGTTTCAACTTCTATTGAGGTAATCTTATGCCCAGTGTTGTAAATGGCGGTAGGCCGTGACGGGGCGGTAAGTGAGgcggttgaattttttttactatttttatacATAATTATATGTAATCATGTGATATATGCATAAATTAAATGAGGATGATTGGCTTGGCTATTATGTTTTGAATAGAAAGTGTATAATGTATTAATAATTAgggttttttaaattttgttgaCTTTTGCTCGCCTGCCTCGCCAACCCCAGCTCACCTCTGACCGCCTAAGGCGAAGGCGGTGCGGTCGATGGCCACCTCCCTCCTAGGCAGCCTCCATTTAGAACACTGCTTACGCCTGAACTTTGTGCTTGGtagtattctttcgtttttgtaTGGAAGTTTATCTGTGATCTTGCATTTTCTTCAGTCACTGTGCCGGGGCTATCCAACCGAGTTTGCATCATATTTCCATTACTGCCGATCACTGCGCTTTGAGGACAAGCCAGATTATGCTTATCTTAAGAGAATATTCCGTGACCTCTTCATTCACGAAGGTCTGGAAAATTTGGTCAGAGAGTAGTGATTTTGTGAACTCCTTTCAGTTCTGAATCTGTAATGCATGTATTTTTGCTTCAGGTTTTCAGTTCGATTATGTTTTTGATTGGACTATCTTGAAGTATCAGCAGTCACAGATGGCCACTCCTTCCCGGGTAAgtgatttaaattttattgtgCTAAAGTCAAGAATAATTAGGTTTTGTTGCATAAATATGGTACTTGATTTTTTTGATGATCTTAATACTGTGTTTTCCCAAAATTCCATTCCGTCTGATATGATATTAAAGCAACATGATACTTCATTTTGCTTTTGAGTGATTCCAAGATGTCCATTACCTGCATTTTTTTAAACTCCAGCCAAACATTTGTGTTCTCTTTTCCATATTGTACGAAGCCTTAGAGATATGCCAGATGAAGCATCTTGTAAAAGTTCGACTTCCATTTACATACTCTATTGGATCAATGACAAAGACATTGTTAAAAAATGATGAAATGAAAATTGGATTCATGTGACTGGAGAAAGATTTCCCATTCCTTACCCGGAAAAATATGTGGCTATGAAAGAGGGATGAAGTGGAAAAAAATTGACTGCGTAAtggataaattttatatattagttTCACGTTTGTAAGATAGCTGATTGTTATTTACATCAAGAGAGAGTTTAGCGACATCCCTGGGCAATTTTTTTGGTTCAGAGTGACCAAGTCATGCACTGTTACCATTCACTCTCTTCTCAAAATTTAAGTCGACATAGTATCAGAGAATTGGAATGACTTAACTTAAAGCTAACCTTAATGCTGCTAGCTAGCAGCGCCTTTCTCAGCAGAAAGCAGACTGAAAGGCATCAGGTGTTTCAGGTTACTGTCTAAGCAAACCCAGTATTAGAACTCCTTGAGTAAAGTGTCTACCTTTATTTATTGCAATCAATGCAGCGAGTGCTTTCTCTAGGTCATCCATTCCAATGCACGTTTTGTGTCTTGTTTAAGTTTGGttgaaatcaatttttttaatacgtATTTAAATCTCCAGCTTAAGTGACCTATTGGCTTGAGTGATGAGTCATGACAAACAATGTGAATCCCCCCTGGTTCCTTACCTTCTATCGATCTGGGAAATTTTATGttcattattttcatttgaGAAGACAATGTATGCTTGTTTCAGGGCCCAAGCGCTGTTATGACCTCAGGACTGCCCCCTGCGATTCCTAATGGTGAAAGGTTGCCAGGTACTTTTCCATGCATCTGTTGTCCGCCTTTCTTATTCCGGATCAGCTTATCTACGGTAGCTTACTATTAAGATTTATGCAAGATCTCTAGTCCAtatattat contains the following coding sequences:
- the LOC142506226 gene encoding casein kinase 1-like protein 2, which gives rise to MEPRVGNKYRLGRKIGSGSFGEIYLGTNIQTNEELAIKLENVKTKHPQLLYESKLYRILQGGTGVPNVRWFGVEGDYNVLVMDLLGPSLEDLFNFCSRKLSLKTVLMLADQMINRVEFVHSKSFLHRDIKPDNFLMGLGRRANQVYIIDFGLAKKYRDSSTHQHIPYRENKNLTGTARYASMNTHLGIEQSRRDDLESLGYVLMYFLRGSLPWQGLKAGTKKQKYEKISEKKVSTSIESLCRGYPTEFASYFHYCRSLRFEDKPDYAYLKRIFRDLFIHEGFQFDYVFDWTILKYQQSQMATPSRGPSAVMTSGLPPAIPNGERLPGGEEEGRQGGTSSVDPSRRRSSGQVVNAGSFSRNKSPVANDSTSKDAMQSSSTLFGRSSGSLWRGAVSGSRETLTLGNDSAEPNRFHTPETSPATINKISSGQRISPLGGSSEPKHISSGRNNPTTKNYDSTIKGMESLHFDD